The following nucleotide sequence is from Pochonia chlamydosporia 170 chromosome 4, whole genome shotgun sequence.
TGCCATCCCTGCGTTGCaagtcgactttgtcacCATGCTGGTTAAGAAGGCCCAGCCCTCGGAGCATGTCAGCGCACCCAGTAGGTGAGAATACAACTATCCAGCGCTCAGGTTCGTGCCTAGTCTCATAGAGTATCTCCTCAAAGTCTCGAGGAAATGATTCCATCACACCAGTACCGTAGACTATCTCCTCATCGACCAGGATTCGTCGGTCGTGCGCCAAACTTTGGTCCATCAAAGTTTTAGGTATGATGTCACGGCGTTGCTCGCCAACAAGGAATAGAAGAGGAGGCAGGGCCTCGCGGTCAGAATACCAGCCGTGGTAATGCTCCAGAATATAGGCTGCTAGAGCCTCGCCATTGCCAGTGTGCTCACCAAATATCTGTAGTGGCGGCTCTGCTTGGATAGCTCTCAATGCGCGGGTCGTGGCGGGCCCAACACTGTATATTGGCACATTCTGAAGACAATTTACAGCATCTCCTACATGAGTGGCATTTCTCATTAGCACCAGAATCATGAGTTACGGGGAGCGCAAATGGAGCAGTGAGGTAAGGAAAAGGGATAAATGACGATACCTTTCTCACAATTAGCCACTTTAGCAAATGCCTCCACGGCCCGCTGAGATGTAAATATCATCCCGCCGTACTTGCGGCCTGGTTCATTGCTGATCTGGTTCAATTCAAGTAATGACCTTACTCGCTGCATTGCGCCATTATCAAACCGATGTAGTAAAACAGGGACAAAGCGAGGGTCAAAGCTTCGATCGAGCGGTTCATTCAAGTGTTCTTGTCCTGCTAAAATCTCCTCATATGCATCACTTGGagttgactttgtcttgaGAAGCAGTACAGGCACTTTTCTCGGCGCGATATGAGCAGCCGAGGCTCCTAGTGATTGCGCTGCCATGCTGAAAGGAGTTTGAATAGCGATAAGTCGTGAGATgctccttctttttcttcttctttttcggcTTCTTCTGAAGAGCTATAGCCAATGGTATGTAATTTTTTCATTGCCCATTGCCTCAGTAGAGCCCGTGGGTTATCTCGAAGATAGCGGTCGGATGAAGCCGT
It contains:
- a CDS encoding uroporphyrinogen-III synthase (similar to Metarhizium acridum CQMa 102 XP_007806440.1), yielding MAAQSLGASAAHIAPRKVPVLLLKTKSTPSDAYEEILAGQEHLNEPLDRSFDPRFVPVLLHRFDNGAMQRVRSLLELNQISNEPGRKYGGMIFTSQRAVEAFAKVANCEKGDAVNCLQNVPIYSVGPATTRALRAIQAEPPLQIFGEHTGNGEALAAYILEHYHGWYSDREALPPLLFLVGEQRRDIIPKTLMDQSLAHDRRILVDEEIVYGTGVMESFPRDFEEILYETRHEPERWIVVFSPTGCADMLRGLGLLNQHGDKVDLQRRDGKSYIATIGPTTRAHLMDQFGFEPDVCADSPSPDGILDGIVKFTMRHI